A region of Lichenibacterium dinghuense DNA encodes the following proteins:
- a CDS encoding 4Fe-4S dicluster domain-containing protein, translating into MNYHPRIDEFQDSSLDRMIPDESRFTAGVKIEPGRSYGFFTDTTVCIGCKACEVACKEWNNLPADHLGLTGHSFDNTGELSANTWRHVAFVEKKGCGGVRDDAEAPFQSGWLMLSDVCKHCHNAPCLEACPTGSIFRTEFDTVVVQQDICNGCGYCVPACPFGVVAVSENDGKAHKCTLCYDRLKGGLEPACAKACPTDSIQFGEISDLHARAEKRVEQLHGQGVGSAYLYGTPGAPGATGGLEHLNAFFLLTDRPETYNFPVAPTRASNRVAPSMFSGLLTVAALATAASVILSRRDARR; encoded by the coding sequence GTGAACTACCATCCGCGCATCGACGAGTTCCAGGACTCCAGCCTCGACCGGATGATCCCGGACGAGTCGCGCTTCACCGCCGGGGTCAAGATCGAGCCCGGCAGGTCCTACGGCTTCTTCACCGACACCACGGTCTGCATCGGATGCAAGGCCTGCGAGGTGGCCTGCAAGGAGTGGAACAACCTGCCCGCCGACCACCTCGGCCTGACCGGCCACAGCTTCGACAACACCGGCGAGCTGTCGGCCAACACCTGGCGCCACGTCGCATTCGTGGAGAAGAAGGGCTGCGGCGGCGTGCGCGACGACGCCGAAGCGCCCTTCCAGAGCGGCTGGCTGATGCTGAGCGACGTGTGCAAGCACTGCCACAACGCCCCCTGCCTGGAGGCCTGCCCGACCGGCTCCATCTTCCGCACCGAGTTCGACACGGTCGTGGTGCAGCAGGACATCTGCAATGGCTGCGGCTATTGCGTGCCGGCCTGCCCCTTCGGCGTCGTGGCGGTCAGCGAGAACGACGGCAAGGCCCACAAGTGCACGCTCTGCTACGACCGCCTGAAGGGCGGGCTGGAGCCGGCCTGCGCCAAGGCCTGCCCGACGGACTCCATCCAGTTCGGCGAGATCTCGGACCTCCACGCCCGCGCCGAAAAGCGCGTCGAGCAACTGCACGGGCAGGGGGTGGGCAGCGCCTACCTCTACGGCACGCCGGGTGCGCCGGGCGCCACGGGCGGGCTCGAACACCTCAACGCCTTCTTCCTGCTCACCGACCGGCCGGAAACCTACAACTTCCCCGTGGCGCCGACGCGCGCCTCGAACCGCGTGGCGCCGAGCATGTTCTCCGGCCTGCTCACGGTCGCGGCGCTCGCCACCGCGGCCTCCGTCATCCTGTCGCGCCGGGACGCCCGCCGATGA
- the nrfD gene encoding NrfD/PsrC family molybdoenzyme membrane anchor subunit, with product MNEHPRAEPGIAASLKPFERYDGTTYYGRQQLKPWPFEPTVVGSYIFLAGLSGSAQILATVAAAAKDPALAGAVRRGRYLSLLAPTIGSALLVYDLHTPKRFYNMLRVAKATSPMSIGTWFLMSFSGFAVASAAARAGADRWPERSWLDAASDAAGVPAALAGAGLCTYTAALLSATSTPVWASAPATLAVRFGSSSIATGAAALALGERNPAVRAKLDDVQLCALAVEAVLSAVTKGHHKRVGVAGAYASVPGRVEQVGATLLGVAAPLGLLAATRFAARRPRAASVAAGALTLLGSATLRTSMLSLGNVSARRPDVSFRFSVPKNLPEVGG from the coding sequence ATGAACGAGCACCCCCGCGCAGAGCCCGGGATCGCGGCCTCGCTGAAGCCGTTCGAGCGCTACGACGGCACGACCTACTACGGCCGCCAGCAGCTCAAGCCCTGGCCGTTCGAGCCCACCGTGGTGGGCAGCTACATCTTTCTGGCCGGCCTGTCCGGCTCCGCGCAGATCCTGGCGACGGTCGCGGCGGCGGCGAAGGACCCCGCGCTCGCCGGGGCCGTGCGGCGCGGGCGCTACCTGTCGCTGCTCGCGCCCACGATCGGCTCCGCGCTGCTGGTCTACGACCTCCACACGCCGAAGCGCTTTTACAACATGCTGCGCGTCGCCAAGGCGACCTCGCCCATGTCGATCGGGACCTGGTTCCTGATGAGCTTCTCGGGCTTCGCCGTGGCCTCGGCGGCGGCGCGGGCCGGAGCGGACCGCTGGCCGGAGCGGAGCTGGCTGGATGCCGCGTCGGACGCCGCGGGCGTGCCGGCGGCGCTGGCCGGCGCCGGGCTCTGCACCTACACGGCGGCGCTGCTGTCGGCCACCTCGACGCCGGTCTGGGCGTCGGCGCCGGCCACGCTGGCGGTGCGCTTCGGCTCGTCGTCGATCGCCACGGGCGCGGCCGCGCTGGCGCTCGGCGAACGGAATCCCGCGGTCCGCGCGAAGCTCGACGACGTGCAGCTCTGCGCCCTCGCGGTCGAGGCCGTGCTGTCCGCGGTGACCAAGGGGCATCACAAGAGGGTCGGCGTCGCGGGCGCCTACGCGAGCGTGCCGGGCCGCGTCGAGCAGGTCGGCGCGACCCTGCTCGGCGTCGCGGCGCCGCTCGGCCTCCTGGCGGCGACCCGCTTCGCGGCGCGGCGGCCGCGGGCCGCCTCCGTGGCGGCGGGCGCGCTGACGCTGCTCGGCAGCGCGACGCTGCGCACCTCGATGCTCAGCCTCGGCAACGTGTCGGCGCGGCGGCCGGACGTGTCGTTCCGCTTCTCCGTGCCGAAGAACCTGCCCGAGGTCGGCGGCTGA
- a CDS encoding sulfite exporter TauE/SafE family protein, which produces MTWLHSINWVYSASGFGIGLLVGFTGVGGGSLMTPLLVLLFGFHPSTAVGTDLLYAGLTKSGGTAVHGFNKTVDWRIVGRLALGSLPGTAATLIALSFIDTGSAKAGATINTVLGVALILTALTLVLRRWIQARMARLSERLTDRQTFALTVALGLFLGVMVSLTSVGAGAIGVTVLLVLYPRMPTVRIVGSDIAHAVPLTLLAGAGHWWVGSVDWALLGSLLVGSLPGIAVGSQLASRVPDAVLRPILAGTLVIVGARLAL; this is translated from the coding sequence ATGACTTGGCTGCATTCCATCAACTGGGTCTACTCGGCCTCCGGCTTCGGCATCGGCCTGCTGGTCGGCTTCACGGGCGTCGGCGGCGGCTCGCTGATGACGCCGCTGCTGGTGCTGCTGTTCGGCTTCCACCCGTCGACCGCGGTCGGCACGGACCTGCTCTACGCCGGCCTGACCAAGAGCGGCGGCACGGCCGTGCACGGGTTCAACAAGACCGTGGACTGGCGCATCGTGGGCCGGCTCGCCCTGGGGAGCCTGCCCGGCACGGCGGCGACGCTGATCGCCCTCTCGTTCATCGACACGGGCAGCGCCAAGGCCGGCGCGACGATCAACACGGTGCTGGGCGTCGCCCTAATCCTGACCGCGCTGACCCTGGTGCTGCGCCGCTGGATCCAGGCCCGCATGGCGCGGCTGAGCGAGCGCCTGACCGACCGGCAGACCTTCGCCCTCACCGTGGCGCTCGGCCTGTTCCTCGGCGTGATGGTATCGCTCACCTCGGTGGGCGCCGGCGCGATCGGCGTCACGGTGCTGCTGGTGCTCTACCCGCGCATGCCGACCGTTCGAATCGTCGGGTCCGACATCGCCCACGCCGTGCCGCTCACGCTGCTCGCCGGCGCCGGCCACTGGTGGGTCGGCTCGGTCGACTGGGCCCTGCTCGGCTCGCTGCTGGTGGGGTCGCTGCCCGGCATCGCGGTCGGCAGCCAGCTCGCGTCCCGCGTGCCAGACGCCGTGCTGCGCCCCATCCTGGCCGGCACGCTGGTGATCGTCGGCGCGCGCCTGGCGCTCTAA
- a CDS encoding sigma factor-like helix-turn-helix DNA-binding protein — protein MPGFADDLGTLTPHLRRFARALVRGHSPCAADDLVQETIVLASRSDLPKRGPGLAVWCFAALVRLNRLRNRAPVSAAGVEGGGAPLPFLPKDILRLDALPLEFREVLLLTALSGLAYGHVAEVLDIDLALVFSRLTRARDLLVKADHATGGRDARVGERARGGAAHLRLVK, from the coding sequence ATGCCGGGCTTTGCAGACGACCTCGGGACGCTCACGCCCCACCTCCGGCGCTTCGCGCGCGCGCTGGTGCGCGGCCATTCCCCCTGCGCGGCGGACGACCTCGTGCAGGAGACGATCGTGCTGGCGTCGCGCTCCGACCTGCCGAAGCGCGGGCCGGGGCTGGCGGTGTGGTGCTTCGCGGCGCTGGTCCGCCTGAATCGCCTGCGCAACCGCGCGCCGGTGTCGGCGGCCGGCGTCGAGGGCGGCGGCGCCCCCCTGCCCTTCCTCCCCAAGGACATCCTGCGGCTCGACGCGCTGCCGCTGGAGTTCCGCGAGGTGCTCCTGCTGACGGCGCTGTCGGGCCTCGCCTACGGCCACGTGGCCGAGGTGCTCGACATCGACCTCGCCCTGGTGTTCTCGCGGCTGACCCGCGCCCGCGACCTCCTGGTGAAGGCGGACCACGCGACCGGCGGCCGGGACGCGCGCGTCGGCGAGCGCGCCCGCGGGGGCGCGGCCCACCTCCGCCTGGTGAAATAG
- the cobT gene encoding nicotinate-nucleotide--dimethylbenzimidazole phosphoribosyltransferase: MSTSGLPFDDIRALMAHLPPLDEEAAAAIRARDAELTKPPGSLGRLDEIAVWLGAVQAKAIPTASRPLVAVFAANHGVVAQGVSPYPASVTATMVANFSAGGAAVNQICGHLGLGLKVFELALEIPTADITVEPALDEAACAATIAFGMEAIHGTDLLALGEMGIGNTTVAAAIYAALYGGEARHWVGRGTGVDDAGYARKVAAVEAALALHRDHLADPLEVLRRLGGREVAAMVGAILAARIERVPVILDGYVVCAAAAVLHAMDPAALDHCVAGHRSAEGAHGDVLARLGKAPLLDLGMRLGEGSGAALAAGIVRSALACHTGMATFAQAGVANKD; encoded by the coding sequence ATGTCCACCAGCGGCCTGCCCTTCGACGACATCCGCGCCCTGATGGCGCACCTGCCGCCGCTCGACGAGGAGGCCGCCGCGGCCATCCGGGCGCGGGACGCCGAGCTCACCAAGCCGCCGGGGTCGCTCGGCCGGCTCGACGAGATCGCGGTGTGGCTCGGCGCCGTGCAGGCCAAGGCGATCCCGACGGCGTCACGGCCCCTGGTGGCCGTCTTCGCCGCCAACCACGGCGTCGTGGCGCAGGGCGTGTCGCCCTATCCGGCGTCCGTCACCGCCACCATGGTGGCGAACTTCTCGGCCGGCGGCGCCGCGGTCAACCAGATCTGCGGCCACCTCGGCCTGGGCCTGAAGGTGTTCGAGCTGGCGCTGGAGATCCCCACCGCCGACATCACGGTCGAGCCCGCGCTCGACGAGGCGGCCTGCGCGGCCACGATCGCTTTCGGCATGGAGGCGATCCACGGCACCGACCTGCTGGCGCTCGGCGAGATGGGCATCGGCAACACAACGGTGGCGGCGGCCATCTACGCGGCGCTCTACGGCGGCGAGGCCCGCCACTGGGTCGGCCGCGGCACGGGCGTCGACGACGCCGGCTACGCCCGCAAGGTCGCGGCCGTGGAAGCCGCCCTCGCGCTCCACCGCGACCACCTCGCCGACCCGCTGGAGGTGCTGCGCCGGCTCGGCGGGCGCGAGGTCGCCGCCATGGTGGGCGCCATCCTGGCGGCCCGCATCGAGCGCGTGCCGGTGATCCTCGACGGCTACGTGGTCTGCGCCGCTGCGGCGGTGCTGCACGCCATGGACCCTGCGGCGCTGGACCATTGCGTGGCGGGCCACCGCTCGGCCGAGGGCGCCCACGGTGACGTGCTCGCAAGGCTCGGCAAGGCGCCGCTGCTCGACCTCGGCATGCGGCTCGGGGAGGGCTCCGGCGCCGCGCTGGCGGCCGGCATCGTGCGCTCGGCCCTGGCCTGCCACACCGGCATGGCGACCTTCGCGCAGGCGGGGGTGGCGAACAAGGATTGA
- a CDS encoding DUF1289 domain-containing protein produces MSTPSSPCIGVCTIDDGHALCLGCGRTLDEIAAWGTLSEPQRRALMAELPARLAADGRPALDAEAGHP; encoded by the coding sequence ATGTCCACCCCCTCCTCGCCCTGCATCGGCGTCTGCACCATCGACGACGGGCACGCGCTCTGCCTCGGCTGCGGCCGCACCCTCGACGAGATCGCCGCCTGGGGCACCCTGTCGGAGCCGCAGCGCCGCGCCCTGATGGCGGAACTGCCGGCCCGGCTCGCGGCCGATGGCCGGCCGGCGCTGGACGCGGAGGCCGGCCATCCCTAG
- a CDS encoding DUF2218 domain-containing protein — MPISEARVATAHGSRYLQQLCKHWSHKFTVDFTAERGMIDFGDGRACALAATGEALTLRATVPEGGDAQRFEGVIGDHLKRFAFREELAFDWRRLGD; from the coding sequence ATGCCGATCTCGGAAGCCCGCGTCGCCACGGCCCACGGCAGCCGCTACCTGCAGCAGCTGTGCAAGCATTGGTCCCACAAGTTCACCGTCGACTTCACCGCCGAACGCGGGATGATCGACTTCGGTGACGGCCGCGCCTGCGCGCTGGCCGCGACCGGAGAGGCGCTGACGTTGCGCGCCACCGTACCGGAGGGCGGCGACGCCCAGCGCTTCGAGGGCGTCATCGGCGACCACCTCAAGCGCTTCGCCTTCCGCGAGGAGCTGGCCTTCGACTGGCGGCGGCTGGGGGACTGA
- a CDS encoding retropepsin-like aspartic protease family protein: MDWNELTPSDWTRIIVYGGFAAVVATSIPGMFRGRMAAGLVNLALWAAILFAVLAGYSFRFELGTVAERVMAVLVPGTVVESGPREVTVFRRPDGGFTLDATVGHTRVPFTLDTGASSVVLRAEDAVRLKIPVRSLDYDVEVMTANGRGLAAEVVLPSLTIGPLTQVDVKALVEKPGALHENLLGMSYLNKLESFTVSNDKLVLRGR; this comes from the coding sequence GTGGACTGGAACGAGCTGACCCCCTCGGATTGGACGAGGATCATCGTCTACGGCGGCTTCGCGGCCGTGGTGGCGACGTCGATCCCGGGCATGTTCCGGGGCCGGATGGCGGCGGGGCTCGTCAACCTCGCCCTCTGGGCCGCGATCCTGTTCGCCGTGCTGGCCGGCTATTCCTTCCGCTTCGAGCTCGGCACGGTGGCGGAGCGCGTGATGGCCGTGCTCGTGCCCGGCACGGTGGTGGAGAGCGGCCCGCGCGAGGTGACCGTGTTCCGCCGCCCCGACGGCGGCTTCACGCTCGACGCCACCGTGGGCCACACCCGCGTGCCCTTCACGCTCGACACCGGCGCCTCCTCCGTGGTGCTGCGCGCCGAGGACGCGGTGCGGCTGAAGATCCCCGTCCGCTCGCTCGACTACGATGTGGAGGTGATGACGGCGAACGGGCGCGGCCTCGCCGCCGAGGTGGTGCTGCCGTCGCTCACCATCGGGCCGCTGACGCAGGTGGACGTGAAAGCGCTGGTCGAGAAGCCCGGCGCCCTGCACGAGAACCTGCTCGGCATGAGCTACCTCAACAAGCTCGAGTCCTTCACCGTGTCCAACGATAAGCTGGTTCTGCGGGGTCGGTGA
- the fabI gene encoding enoyl-ACP reductase FabI — protein sequence MSETPSTAAAPPAILAGRRGLIMGLANNRSIAWGIAKAARAAGAELAFTYQGEALEKRVRPLAKELDGLVVGHCDVTDSASIDAVFAEVERAWGRLDFIVHCIAFSDKDELTGRYIDTSEENFTRSLAISCYSFTAVAQRAEKLMSDGGSMLTLTYYGAEKWMPHYNVMGVAKAALEASVRYLAADLGEKNIRVNAISAGPIKTLAASGIGDFRYILRWNELNAPLRRTVTIEEVGESAAFLLSPMSRGVTGEILHVDAGYHVVGMKNPAAPDIAVKEP from the coding sequence ATGTCAGAGACGCCCAGCACTGCCGCCGCCCCGCCGGCCATCCTCGCCGGCCGCCGCGGCCTCATCATGGGCCTGGCCAACAACCGCTCGATCGCGTGGGGCATCGCCAAGGCGGCCCGCGCCGCCGGCGCCGAACTCGCCTTCACCTACCAGGGCGAGGCGCTGGAGAAGCGCGTGCGCCCGCTCGCCAAGGAGCTAGACGGCCTCGTCGTCGGCCACTGCGACGTCACCGACAGCGCCTCGATCGACGCCGTCTTCGCCGAGGTGGAGCGCGCCTGGGGCCGGCTCGACTTCATCGTCCACTGCATCGCCTTTTCGGACAAGGACGAGCTGACCGGGCGCTACATCGACACCAGCGAGGAGAATTTCACCCGCTCCCTCGCCATCTCCTGCTACTCGTTCACGGCGGTCGCCCAGCGCGCCGAGAAGCTGATGTCGGACGGCGGCTCCATGCTGACGCTGACCTACTACGGCGCCGAGAAGTGGATGCCGCACTACAACGTGATGGGCGTCGCCAAGGCGGCGCTGGAAGCCTCGGTGCGCTACCTCGCGGCCGACCTCGGCGAGAAGAACATCCGCGTCAACGCCATCTCGGCCGGGCCCATCAAGACGCTGGCGGCCTCCGGCATCGGCGACTTCCGCTACATCCTGCGCTGGAACGAGCTGAATGCCCCGCTGCGCCGCACGGTGACGATCGAGGAGGTGGGCGAGAGCGCCGCCTTCCTGCTGTCGCCGATGTCGCGCGGCGTCACCGGCGAGATCCTCCACGTCGACGCCGGCTACCACGTGGTCGGCATGAAGAACCCCGCCGCGCCCGACATCGCGGTGAAGGAGCCGTGA
- the cobS gene encoding adenosylcobinamide-GDP ribazoletransferase: MPARPPFPALAAEAVTCLRFYTRLPLPALAVEAAHPPDPFARCLAWAPLAGAAVGLFGAAALAGAAALGLPPAVGAALAVLSTVLASGGLHEDGLADCADGFGGGGTRERKLEIMRDSRLGTYGALAVGFSLLLRTAALAALGERGGPGLAAAGLVTAAAASRGIGLMPMALLAPARADGLGHGAGRLPASVFPAAAAGALALGLALPLSAGVPPLRAALALGAATLAAAGVTRLARGQIGGVTGDVAGCCQQCCEVALLLGLLIAPGAG; the protein is encoded by the coding sequence ATGCCAGCGCGCCCGCCCTTCCCCGCCCTCGCCGCGGAAGCCGTCACCTGCCTGCGCTTCTACACGCGGCTGCCCCTGCCGGCGCTGGCGGTCGAGGCCGCGCATCCCCCAGACCCCTTCGCGCGCTGCCTCGCCTGGGCGCCGCTGGCCGGCGCCGCCGTCGGGCTGTTCGGCGCCGCCGCCCTCGCGGGTGCAGCGGCGCTCGGCCTGCCGCCCGCGGTCGGCGCCGCGCTGGCGGTGCTCTCGACCGTTCTCGCGTCCGGCGGCCTGCACGAGGACGGTCTCGCCGACTGCGCGGACGGCTTCGGCGGCGGCGGCACGCGCGAGCGCAAGCTGGAGATCATGCGCGACAGCCGCCTCGGCACCTACGGGGCCCTCGCGGTCGGCTTCTCGCTGCTGCTGCGCACGGCCGCGCTGGCGGCGCTGGGCGAGCGCGGCGGCCCCGGCCTCGCCGCGGCCGGGCTCGTCACGGCCGCGGCGGCGTCGCGCGGGATCGGTCTGATGCCGATGGCGCTGCTCGCGCCCGCCCGCGCGGACGGGCTCGGCCACGGCGCCGGGCGCCTGCCCGCATCGGTCTTCCCCGCCGCGGCGGCCGGCGCGCTCGCCCTCGGCCTCGCGCTTCCGCTCTCGGCCGGCGTTCCCCCGCTCCGCGCCGCGCTGGCCCTCGGCGCGGCCACGCTGGCGGCGGCCGGGGTGACGCGCCTCGCGCGCGGGCAGATCGGCGGCGTCACGGGCGACGTCGCCGGATGCTGTCAACAATGTTGCGAGGTCGCCCTGCTGCTCGGCCTTCTCATCGCGCCCGGCGCGGGCTAA
- a CDS encoding histidine phosphatase family protein, giving the protein MSLPGPRRFFFVRHGETAWNREGRLQGQHDAMLNPLGRSQAAAAGRILAAVLDGRGLRAADRAYVVSPLSRTRDTMELMRAELGPNLPAVACDDRLKEIGFGAWEGRTWEDLKRRDAAAIAERRRDTWNYVPPGGGESYAMLLDRLAPWLAGLVEDAVVVAHGGVARALLHGIAGLEPERAVREEVHQGRVLLFGDGAACWA; this is encoded by the coding sequence GTGAGCCTGCCCGGCCCGCGCCGCTTCTTCTTCGTGCGCCACGGCGAGACGGCCTGGAACCGCGAGGGGCGCCTGCAGGGCCAGCACGACGCGATGCTGAACCCGCTCGGCCGCAGCCAGGCCGCGGCGGCCGGCCGCATCCTCGCCGCGGTTCTCGACGGGCGCGGCCTCCGGGCGGCGGACCGGGCCTACGTGGTCTCGCCGCTGTCCCGCACCCGCGACACGATGGAGCTGATGCGCGCCGAACTCGGTCCAAACCTGCCGGCCGTGGCCTGCGACGACCGGCTGAAGGAGATCGGCTTCGGCGCCTGGGAAGGGCGCACCTGGGAGGACCTCAAGCGCCGCGACGCCGCCGCGATCGCGGAGCGCCGGCGCGACACCTGGAACTACGTGCCGCCCGGCGGCGGCGAAAGCTACGCCATGCTGCTCGACCGCCTGGCCCCGTGGCTGGCCGGGCTCGTCGAGGACGCGGTGGTGGTGGCCCACGGCGGGGTGGCGCGCGCGCTGCTCCACGGCATCGCCGGCCTGGAGCCGGAGCGCGCCGTGCGCGAGGAGGTCCACCAGGGCCGCGTGCTGCTGTTCGGGGACGGCGCGGCGTGCTGGGCCTGA